One stretch of Chitinophaga pendula DNA includes these proteins:
- a CDS encoding lactate utilization protein B yields the protein MKETMKGQEHAALAEQFNKNEARVDWHDETLWWVRQKRDRMAWSVPEWEQLREAASQIKHNVLGNLHNYLVDFESKAIANGATIHWAANAEEHNQIVLQLLQQQQVQRIVKSKSMLTEECHLNPFLAAHGIDVIDTDLGERIVQLAEEPPSHIVLPCIHKKKEEIGELFHEHLGTPAGNADPQFLTAAARAHLRQEFIRSRVAITGVNFAIAETGELVICTNEGNADMGAHLADVHIACMGIEKIIPRREHLGVFLRLLARSATGQPITTYSSHFRRPQPGQQLHIIIVDNGRTRQLGREDFRNSLKCIRCAACMNTCPVYRRSGGHSYHTAVAGPIGSILAPNLDMKDFADLPFASTLCGSCSNVCPVKIDIHQQLYKWRQVIVQEGYSPNSKTAGMKVMNTVLSRPGLYRRAGAFARKIMRWWPALTANRLNPWHKQREMPAPPRQSFADWYKEQTHK from the coding sequence ATGAAGGAAACGATGAAGGGACAGGAACATGCCGCACTTGCAGAACAGTTCAATAAGAACGAAGCCAGGGTCGACTGGCACGATGAGACCTTATGGTGGGTACGCCAGAAAAGAGACCGTATGGCCTGGAGCGTACCCGAATGGGAACAGCTGCGCGAAGCGGCCTCACAGATCAAACACAACGTACTGGGTAATCTGCATAACTACCTGGTCGACTTCGAATCAAAAGCCATCGCCAATGGCGCCACTATCCACTGGGCCGCCAATGCCGAAGAACATAACCAGATCGTATTGCAACTATTGCAACAGCAGCAAGTGCAACGTATCGTGAAGAGTAAATCCATGCTCACCGAAGAGTGCCACCTGAATCCCTTCCTGGCAGCACATGGCATCGATGTGATCGATACCGACCTGGGAGAACGCATCGTACAGCTCGCCGAAGAACCGCCCAGCCACATCGTATTACCTTGTATACATAAAAAGAAAGAAGAGATCGGCGAACTCTTTCATGAACACCTCGGTACGCCCGCCGGTAATGCAGACCCGCAATTCCTCACCGCCGCCGCCCGCGCACACCTCCGGCAGGAATTCATCCGCTCCCGCGTAGCGATCACCGGCGTCAATTTCGCTATCGCAGAAACAGGTGAGCTGGTCATCTGCACAAATGAAGGTAACGCCGACATGGGCGCCCATCTCGCCGATGTACATATCGCTTGCATGGGCATCGAAAAGATCATCCCCCGCCGCGAACACCTGGGCGTCTTCCTCCGGCTACTGGCACGCAGCGCCACCGGACAACCCATTACCACCTACTCCAGCCACTTCCGGCGCCCGCAACCCGGACAACAACTGCATATTATTATCGTAGATAATGGCCGTACCCGCCAACTGGGTCGAGAAGATTTTCGCAACTCACTCAAATGTATACGCTGTGCCGCTTGTATGAACACCTGCCCCGTATACCGGCGTAGTGGCGGGCACAGCTATCATACCGCCGTCGCCGGTCCCATCGGTTCCATCCTGGCGCCTAACCTCGACATGAAAGACTTCGCCGACCTGCCGTTCGCATCCACCCTCTGCGGCTCCTGCTCCAATGTATGCCCGGTGAAGATCGACATCCACCAGCAGTTGTATAAATGGAGACAGGTCATCGTTCAGGAAGGATACAGCCCTAACAGCAAAACCGCCGGCATGAAAGTCATGAATACCGTACTGTCACGGCCCGGCCTGTACCGCCGCGCCGGCGCCTTCGCCCGTAAGATCATGCGCTGGTGGCCCGCCCTTACCGCCAACCGCCTCAATCCCTGGCACAAACAACGGGAAATGCCGGCACCCCCACGCCAGTCCTTCGCCGATTGGTACAAAGAACAAACACATAAATAA
- a CDS encoding (Fe-S)-binding protein, with translation MKVGLFIPCYIDQFYPQVGIATLQLLRKLGCEVEYPQGQTCCGQPMANSGYEHLTTGCNKNFTRQFRGYDYIVGPSGSCVLHIKEHLHLPGEEEAATHIRHHIYELVEFLTDVLQITQLDARFPHKVGIHQSCHGQRGLGLSQMSELVAPAYSKPLQLLQLVKDLELISLKRTDECCGFGGTFCVTEEAVSVKMGKDRIADHIQHGAEYITGLDVSCLMHMDGILRRQQSPVKVLHIAEILNHS, from the coding sequence ATGAAGGTTGGATTGTTTATTCCTTGTTATATAGACCAGTTCTATCCACAGGTAGGTATCGCCACGCTGCAATTGCTCAGAAAACTAGGTTGTGAAGTAGAATACCCGCAGGGACAAACCTGCTGCGGTCAGCCTATGGCCAACTCCGGGTACGAACACCTGACCACCGGTTGTAATAAGAACTTCACCCGGCAGTTCAGGGGGTATGATTATATCGTAGGCCCCTCCGGTAGCTGCGTATTACATATCAAAGAGCACCTCCACTTACCCGGCGAAGAAGAGGCCGCCACTCACATCCGGCACCATATATATGAACTGGTAGAATTCCTGACCGATGTGTTGCAGATCACACAGCTCGATGCCCGATTCCCCCATAAAGTAGGCATACACCAGAGCTGCCATGGACAACGCGGCCTGGGCCTCTCGCAAATGAGCGAGCTGGTAGCGCCGGCCTACTCCAAACCATTACAGTTATTACAACTGGTCAAAGACCTCGAACTGATCTCACTCAAACGTACCGACGAATGCTGCGGCTTCGGAGGCACCTTCTGCGTCACCGAAGAAGCCGTGTCCGTGAAAATGGGAAAAGACCGTATCGCCGACCATATACAACATGGCGCCGAATATATCACCGGCCTGGATGTTAGCTGCCTCATGCACATGGACGGTATCCTGCGCAGGCAACAAAGCCCGGTCAAAGTATTACACATCGCCGAAATACTCAATCATAGCTGA
- a CDS encoding alpha/beta hydrolase, whose amino-acid sequence MDYQPLKYIYRPVPGESYTLLLLHGTGGDEQDLLSLAHYFGNNMNLLSLRGNVLEHGMPRFFRRISMGVFDEDDLRFRTGEMAACIQGLSKQEGFDPNKIIALGYSNGANIAAASLLLYPSLLAGAILFRPMRPFREEVTPPGFHTAVPVFMSSGAQDPTVAEGASEAYATWMQTLGFQVQHEVLPAGHQLTHRDIELAATWCREHFPAAF is encoded by the coding sequence ATGGATTATCAACCGCTGAAATATATCTACCGGCCAGTGCCGGGGGAGTCGTACACCCTCTTGTTACTACATGGCACCGGTGGCGACGAACAGGACCTGCTATCCTTAGCACATTACTTCGGGAATAACATGAACCTGCTTAGCTTACGTGGCAACGTACTGGAACATGGAATGCCGCGTTTCTTCCGGCGTATCAGCATGGGGGTCTTCGATGAAGATGACCTCCGCTTCCGCACCGGCGAAATGGCCGCCTGCATACAGGGACTATCCAAACAGGAAGGATTCGACCCCAACAAGATCATCGCATTAGGCTATTCCAATGGCGCCAATATCGCCGCCGCTTCATTACTGTTATACCCCTCGCTGCTAGCCGGCGCTATCCTCTTCCGCCCCATGCGCCCCTTCCGCGAAGAGGTGACCCCGCCCGGTTTCCATACCGCCGTACCCGTATTCATGAGCTCCGGCGCCCAAGACCCCACCGTCGCCGAAGGCGCCAGCGAAGCCTACGCCACCTGGATGCAGACGCTGGGCTTCCAGGTACAACATGAGGTACTGCCCGCCGGTCACCAGCTCACCCATCGCGATATCGAACTGGCCGCCACCTGGTGCCGTGAACATTTCCCCGCTGCCTTTTAA
- a CDS encoding pirin family protein: MEYLIIRKDERGLKQLEWLQSNFLFSFSSYYNPARSGLGLLRVFNDDYVKPGQGFGLHPHVNMEIISIMLQGNMNHKDSMGYSEVVSKDWVQIMSAGTGLRHEEYNVGEEEVNFLQIWIEPKLQNITPRYQRRQFPEEQRHNRLVTVVSNEEGQGHCWINQNARIKLGYFDAGNIVEYAFQHTNKCLLIYVISGSLEIAGQQLQERDAMGIWNTGGINITCTSTARFAIVESPINH; the protein is encoded by the coding sequence ATGGAATATCTCATCATCAGAAAAGACGAACGAGGCCTCAAACAGCTGGAATGGCTACAAAGCAATTTCCTGTTCAGCTTCTCCAGTTACTACAACCCCGCCAGGAGCGGACTGGGACTGCTGCGCGTATTCAATGACGATTATGTAAAACCAGGACAAGGGTTCGGCCTGCATCCCCATGTGAACATGGAGATCATCTCCATCATGCTGCAAGGCAATATGAACCACAAAGACAGCATGGGCTACAGCGAAGTAGTATCCAAAGACTGGGTACAGATCATGAGCGCCGGCACCGGCCTGCGCCACGAAGAATATAATGTCGGAGAAGAAGAGGTCAACTTCCTCCAGATATGGATAGAACCCAAACTGCAAAATATCACACCGCGCTACCAACGTCGCCAGTTCCCCGAAGAACAACGGCATAACCGACTCGTGACCGTCGTGAGCAACGAAGAAGGACAGGGACACTGCTGGATCAACCAGAACGCACGTATCAAACTGGGCTACTTCGATGCCGGCAATATCGTGGAATATGCCTTCCAGCATACTAACAAATGCCTCCTCATCTATGTCATTAGCGGCAGCCTGGAAATTGCAGGACAACAACTGCAAGAACGCGACGCCATGGGCATCTGGAATACCGGCGGTATCAATATCACCTGCACCAGCACCGCACGCTTCGCCATCGTAGAATCACCCATCAACCACTAG
- a CDS encoding helix-turn-helix domain-containing protein, which produces MPPPDNTNRVFHMAADFINQTNRHIFLTGKAGTGKTTFLKYIREHTRKNTVVIAPTGVAAINAGGVTMHSFFQLPFGPYIPGSKRGFGADNISTDKHTLFRNIRFNNDKKLLLQEMELLIIDEVSMVRCDMLDAMDQILRHYRNRPLLPFGGVQVLYIGDLFQLPPVMPEQEWQLLSQYYESPFFFHAKVIEQQPPLYIELKKIYRQNEQTFIDVLNRVRNNQVEEYDLSLLNDRYDPSFVGRDGEYIVLTTHNRKADDINNARLSAMPGKVWRFEGKIEGDFSDKALPTDLELQLKPGAQVMFLKNDIAEPRRYYNGKIAVVKEIAADEIIVTLSGSEEEVKVEKETWRNIRYTFNRELDSIEEEELGSFTQYPLRLAWAITIHKSQGLTFEKAIIDAGYSFAAGQVYVALSRCTSLEGLVLRSRINYGSIRTDEQVLAFADKENEANELALVLEIERKIFWSNTLQQVFDWQKMMILFRAHMAWLQADKKVPEMTVPLELARTLMAKAGHQQEVAIKFVQQLRSLLDTVVQTGETAQLEQRVTKAVGFFTQAIHDELIQPLKAHIATLKGKDWRKYVVELQGLEADLWGRLTHIWEARYGDLRFNNGLKNYLASKQQQAATTATTAAGPGKKRPEVGSSRKGTLELFLGGKSIAEIATLRQLALSTIESHLVQCISHGELPIESFMPKAKIDKILPHVKELGVAASGALKERLGNDVSYAEIRAVQHYFKQQTDPS; this is translated from the coding sequence ATGCCCCCACCAGATAATACAAACAGGGTGTTTCACATGGCGGCAGATTTCATCAATCAGACCAACCGCCATATCTTCCTGACCGGTAAAGCCGGCACAGGTAAGACCACCTTCCTAAAATACATCCGCGAACACACCCGTAAAAATACAGTAGTGATCGCACCTACCGGCGTCGCCGCTATCAACGCCGGCGGCGTTACCATGCACTCCTTCTTCCAACTGCCTTTCGGACCTTATATCCCCGGCAGCAAAAGAGGATTCGGCGCCGATAATATTTCCACCGACAAGCACACCCTCTTCCGCAATATTCGATTCAATAATGATAAAAAACTATTACTCCAGGAGATGGAGTTGCTGATCATCGACGAGGTCAGTATGGTGCGCTGCGATATGCTCGATGCCATGGATCAGATCCTCCGGCACTACCGCAACCGTCCCTTATTGCCTTTCGGTGGCGTACAGGTATTGTACATCGGCGACCTGTTCCAGCTCCCGCCGGTAATGCCCGAACAGGAATGGCAACTGCTATCACAATACTACGAGAGCCCATTCTTCTTCCATGCAAAGGTCATTGAACAGCAACCTCCTTTATATATCGAGTTGAAGAAAATATACCGGCAGAATGAACAGACTTTTATAGATGTACTCAACCGCGTACGCAATAACCAGGTAGAAGAATATGACCTCTCCCTACTCAACGATCGCTATGACCCTTCCTTCGTAGGACGCGATGGTGAATACATCGTACTCACCACACACAACCGCAAAGCTGATGATATCAACAATGCCCGGCTGTCTGCCATGCCAGGAAAAGTATGGCGCTTCGAAGGCAAGATAGAAGGTGACTTCAGCGACAAAGCATTGCCGACCGACCTCGAACTGCAACTCAAACCTGGCGCACAGGTCATGTTCCTCAAAAATGATATCGCCGAACCCCGCCGCTATTATAATGGCAAGATCGCCGTCGTAAAAGAGATCGCCGCAGATGAGATCATCGTTACCCTCTCCGGCAGCGAAGAAGAAGTAAAAGTAGAAAAAGAAACCTGGCGTAATATCCGCTACACCTTCAATCGCGAACTCGATAGCATCGAAGAAGAAGAGCTGGGCAGCTTCACACAATATCCCCTGCGGTTGGCCTGGGCTATCACCATCCATAAAAGCCAGGGCCTCACCTTCGAAAAAGCAATCATCGATGCAGGATACTCCTTCGCCGCCGGACAGGTATATGTCGCCCTCAGCCGATGTACCTCCCTCGAAGGACTCGTATTGCGCTCCCGCATCAACTACGGTAGCATCCGAACCGACGAACAGGTACTGGCCTTCGCCGATAAAGAAAATGAAGCCAATGAACTGGCCCTCGTACTCGAAATAGAACGTAAAATCTTCTGGTCTAACACCCTCCAGCAGGTATTCGACTGGCAGAAGATGATGATCCTCTTCCGCGCTCACATGGCCTGGCTGCAGGCAGATAAAAAAGTGCCGGAAATGACCGTTCCCCTCGAACTCGCACGCACCCTCATGGCTAAAGCAGGCCATCAGCAGGAAGTAGCCATCAAATTCGTACAGCAACTACGCAGCCTCCTCGATACCGTGGTGCAAACCGGCGAAACCGCACAACTCGAACAGCGGGTCACCAAAGCAGTAGGGTTCTTTACGCAGGCAATACATGATGAACTGATACAGCCGCTAAAAGCCCATATCGCCACGCTGAAAGGAAAAGACTGGCGTAAGTACGTAGTAGAACTACAGGGCCTCGAAGCCGACCTCTGGGGCCGCCTTACCCATATATGGGAAGCCCGGTACGGCGACCTGCGATTCAACAACGGATTGAAAAACTACCTGGCTTCCAAACAACAACAGGCTGCCACTACCGCCACTACTGCCGCGGGCCCCGGTAAGAAACGACCAGAAGTAGGCAGCAGCCGCAAAGGTACCCTGGAACTGTTCCTGGGTGGTAAATCCATCGCCGAAATAGCCACACTACGCCAGCTCGCACTCAGCACCATCGAAAGCCATCTCGTACAGTGCATCAGCCATGGAGAACTGCCCATCGAAAGCTTCATGCCCAAAGCCAAAATAGATAAGATACTCCCGCATGTGAAAGAACTGGGGGTGGCCGCCTCAGGAGCACTCAAAGAACGGTTAGGCAACGATGTATCCTATGCAGAGATACGCGCCGTACAACACTATTTCAAACAACAGACAGACCCCAGCTGA
- a CDS encoding helix-turn-helix transcriptional regulator, which produces MKESNILKFSMTLDTTNSVLEQLATVYARESKTVVAISNNRVNVPGSLGDGYVICIPLLEGLTCILSDIVYHVPAFIERRVSEEQVNYVAGCAYGHSQTHVLMPATPGDHEIHDIKGDGFFMYSTQSKAMFMYEPGKRTRSFSLVMSRSFLLSEMSHATKMLSHPFMLHFVRNEALCFTSALHPPLLNTVNAVFEDLVHKPYPDFVKRFMCLSAAYNFISKWFIQEYEMDKMPGDASQHVNINDLMKVKDEYVSNFEAPPPTIETLARKCNMSLTKFKIVFKSVFGMSCYQYYQSQRMQYARDLLCGKQHSIKEIAYLTGFENTANFTRSFKKSFGELPRDYVKYRCA; this is translated from the coding sequence ATGAAGGAGTCTAACATTCTAAAGTTCAGCATGACGCTGGATACCACGAACAGTGTCCTGGAGCAACTGGCAACTGTATATGCCAGGGAAAGCAAAACCGTCGTAGCGATCAGCAATAACCGGGTTAATGTTCCCGGTTCGCTAGGCGATGGTTATGTGATCTGTATTCCGCTGCTGGAAGGGTTAACCTGCATACTTTCGGACATTGTGTATCATGTGCCCGCCTTTATAGAACGGCGGGTGAGTGAAGAACAGGTGAACTATGTAGCCGGCTGTGCTTACGGGCATTCACAGACCCATGTGTTGATGCCGGCGACACCGGGAGACCACGAGATACACGACATCAAAGGAGACGGTTTCTTTATGTACAGTACACAGTCAAAAGCGATGTTCATGTATGAACCCGGCAAACGTACCCGCAGCTTTTCCCTGGTGATGAGCCGTTCTTTCCTGCTTAGTGAAATGAGTCACGCCACTAAAATGCTGAGTCATCCATTCATGTTACATTTCGTGAGAAATGAAGCACTATGTTTCACTTCTGCCCTCCATCCTCCGTTGCTCAATACGGTGAATGCCGTATTTGAAGACTTGGTACATAAACCTTATCCGGACTTTGTGAAACGTTTTATGTGCCTGAGCGCTGCTTACAACTTTATCAGCAAGTGGTTTATCCAGGAGTATGAGATGGACAAGATGCCCGGAGACGCAAGCCAGCATGTCAACATTAATGACCTGATGAAGGTGAAGGATGAATATGTCAGCAATTTTGAAGCCCCCCCTCCTACTATCGAGACGCTGGCACGCAAGTGTAATATGAGTCTGACCAAATTCAAGATCGTATTCAAGTCAGTATTTGGTATGAGCTGTTATCAGTATTACCAGTCGCAGCGCATGCAGTATGCGCGGGACCTGCTCTGTGGCAAGCAGCATTCAATCAAAGAGATCGCCTATCTCACGGGATTTGAGAATACGGCCAACTTCACGCGTTCTTTCAAGAAGTCCTTTGGAGAGCTACCCCGGGATTATGTGAAGTACCGTTGTGCGTAA
- a CDS encoding redoxin domain-containing protein, which translates to MPAINRFADYLTYQLPEQFARPVAYKSKISPAQNGTTLPPIFLHNNNSIVTAPALKDLSGPTSICRLLDKPLVLAFHSIHWNEYGTRLLLDLQDIQEDIRIMGGRLLVLSTEDKAQLQDLLDAHAFSFGIVQDKDHAIAKKVGIFDEADPVWNRVSGIDAHVPIPAIYVISPTQEIVYSFVDHYFEQHFSTRDLLSAVYDHRAATPVAGVLLEDIKHTA; encoded by the coding sequence ATGCCAGCCATTAACCGATTTGCAGACTATCTCACCTATCAGCTTCCCGAGCAGTTTGCGCGCCCTGTAGCTTATAAGAGCAAGATCAGTCCGGCGCAGAATGGCACGACGTTGCCCCCTATTTTCCTGCATAACAACAACAGTATTGTAACCGCGCCTGCGCTTAAGGATCTGAGTGGACCGACATCTATTTGCCGGTTGTTGGATAAGCCGTTGGTGCTGGCATTCCATTCTATTCACTGGAATGAGTATGGTACGCGGTTGTTGCTGGACCTGCAGGATATACAGGAGGACATTCGTATTATGGGAGGGCGGTTGCTGGTGTTATCTACCGAGGACAAGGCACAGTTGCAGGATCTACTGGATGCGCATGCGTTTTCTTTTGGCATTGTGCAGGACAAGGATCATGCGATAGCCAAGAAGGTGGGCATCTTTGATGAAGCGGACCCGGTATGGAACAGGGTATCGGGGATTGACGCGCATGTACCTATTCCGGCGATATATGTGATCTCACCTACGCAGGAGATCGTGTATAGTTTTGTAGATCATTATTTTGAGCAACATTTTTCAACCAGGGACTTGCTGTCGGCCGTGTATGATCACCGGGCGGCGACACCGGTAGCCGGTGTGTTGCTGGAAGATATTAAACATACTGCATAA
- a CDS encoding SDR family NAD(P)-dependent oxidoreductase, with protein sequence MSSYALITGASNGIGKSIAHSLARRQYPLLLVARSEQALQLLARSLTDTYHVPVAYLALDLTLPDAADRVWQWVTDHAYPLSVLVNNAGYGIWGSFDKLELPLQLNMLQLNMQAVVALSHRLLPLLHQQPKAYLLNVASTAAYQAVPEVSLYAASKAFIVSFTRGLRYELKDSAISVSCLSPGPVDTGFIDRAGMGPLKELTAKYSMTPDKVAAIAVKGMFRSKAEIIPGWLNRLAVFSNRLLPKALIERIAAGLYKTK encoded by the coding sequence ATGTCCTCTTATGCACTGATCACCGGCGCCAGCAATGGCATTGGTAAGTCTATCGCGCATTCGCTTGCCAGGCGGCAATATCCGTTGTTGCTGGTAGCCCGTTCGGAGCAGGCGTTGCAATTGCTGGCCCGTTCGCTGACGGACACTTATCATGTACCGGTTGCGTACCTGGCATTGGATCTTACCTTGCCGGATGCAGCGGACCGGGTGTGGCAGTGGGTCACGGATCACGCGTATCCGCTGTCGGTATTGGTTAACAATGCCGGATATGGTATTTGGGGTTCGTTTGATAAGCTGGAGCTGCCATTGCAGTTGAATATGCTGCAGCTGAACATGCAGGCGGTGGTAGCTTTAAGCCATCGGTTATTACCACTACTGCACCAGCAGCCAAAGGCATACCTGCTGAATGTAGCCAGTACAGCGGCTTACCAGGCTGTTCCGGAAGTAAGTTTATATGCAGCCTCCAAAGCGTTTATTGTGAGTTTTACGCGGGGTTTAAGGTATGAACTGAAGGACAGCGCTATATCGGTAAGTTGTTTGTCGCCAGGTCCGGTAGATACCGGATTTATAGACCGGGCTGGTATGGGGCCGCTGAAAGAGCTGACTGCGAAGTATTCGATGACGCCGGACAAGGTAGCAGCCATTGCGGTAAAAGGGATGTTCCGATCCAAAGCTGAGATCATACCCGGATGGCTGAACCGGTTGGCTGTCTTTTCGAATCGTTTATTACCCAAAGCATTGATAGAACGTATTGCTGCCGGTTTATACAAAACAAAATAG
- a CDS encoding phytanoyl-CoA dioxygenase family protein, protein MSAINYPTYTLSGALTQEQQDFFDTHGFIHFKHFIPPTLVQEIIDASAEVEARWISHDVKKINGVPIKYGKDLNGKTIVQRFAFINQHAPLLGSFLRDDRLQSLLALVGPGARLGIDEKDGMVFNHYVNGPGSKFSQLGWHTDGLRDIFYGTRLAPMLNIGLHLSTLTPENGGLRILPGTHKQHLFNMLFRKRYFLDHRADPEEIAIIPSAGDLTVHDGRLWHRVAKSSVTGEASRRRVIYIPIVAGKYAPKNEHSPTLLYQRFAGIIN, encoded by the coding sequence ATGTCTGCCATTAATTATCCAACCTACACACTGTCGGGCGCATTGACCCAGGAACAACAAGATTTTTTTGATACACACGGATTTATTCACTTCAAACATTTCATTCCGCCTACGCTGGTACAGGAGATCATTGATGCCTCTGCAGAAGTGGAGGCCCGCTGGATCTCACATGATGTAAAGAAAATAAATGGCGTACCTATCAAGTACGGTAAAGACCTGAATGGTAAGACGATCGTTCAACGTTTTGCTTTCATCAATCAGCATGCACCATTGTTAGGCTCATTTTTACGTGATGACCGTTTGCAGTCCCTGTTGGCGCTGGTAGGTCCTGGTGCGAGGCTGGGGATAGACGAAAAGGACGGGATGGTCTTCAATCACTATGTAAATGGGCCTGGTAGTAAATTCAGTCAGTTAGGCTGGCATACAGACGGGTTAAGGGATATATTTTATGGTACTCGGCTGGCGCCTATGTTGAATATAGGTTTACACTTGAGTACCTTAACACCGGAGAATGGCGGACTGCGTATCCTTCCGGGTACACACAAGCAACATTTGTTCAATATGCTTTTCCGTAAGCGATATTTTCTTGATCATCGTGCTGACCCGGAGGAGATTGCTATCATCCCATCAGCGGGAGATCTGACGGTACATGACGGCCGGTTATGGCATCGGGTTGCCAAGTCTTCGGTAACAGGAGAAGCCAGCAGGAGAAGAGTGATCTATATTCCTATCGTTGCCGGTAAATATGCACCCAAGAATGAGCATAGTCCAACGTTATTGTATCAACGATTTGCAGGGATCATTAATTGA
- a CDS encoding GlsB/YeaQ/YmgE family stress response membrane protein: MVALVWTLLGLIIGVIAKSLHHEKDPGGWLIILFVSVLGAFFGGWIGCEVGYGSVHELNTFNLILAVAGDLLLLRFYRFEMSR; the protein is encoded by the coding sequence ATGGTAGCATTGGTATGGACCCTTTTAGGGCTTATTATTGGAGTGATCGCAAAGAGCCTGCATCATGAGAAAGACCCCGGAGGATGGCTCATTATATTGTTTGTAAGTGTACTCGGCGCCTTCTTCGGAGGCTGGATAGGATGTGAGGTCGGATATGGCAGCGTACACGAACTGAATACATTTAATCTTATACTCGCCGTAGCCGGAGATCTTTTATTACTGCGGTTTTATAGGTTCGAAATGTCACGGTGA
- a CDS encoding helix-turn-helix transcriptional regulator encodes MKKTIPTLHFNYEQEGQEKLINLEAITSGGKLESFSLSRGNFEGPQLPDGVLEGILTIGCLSILQNNLAGVDWFSNDALGFLFLESGEMPLYLQDGDQKVSEHLLKPGQLLINRPSQPNKLGDPFFHIAKFTWIMIDVGYPVVTERWRWPDWIVLSAKDQDELTGLLRSSGQQIWPTDAELRRIFHQLAVYIKSDTNASSESPLKVYINELLIRLLELLRKGDMGRQTDFSPTLLSANNFLQSLPRSLQDPWTLESMAAACGLGVTRFVYYCRQLTNMTPMQFLRNVRLQEAIRLLQTEPPLSISDIAYKCGFSSSQYFATTFRKHYGLTPQEWRASLPFND; translated from the coding sequence ATGAAAAAAACTATACCAACGTTACACTTCAACTATGAACAGGAAGGACAAGAGAAATTGATTAACCTGGAAGCGATTACTTCCGGTGGTAAACTTGAGTCTTTCAGCCTTTCCCGCGGAAATTTTGAGGGTCCCCAGCTACCTGACGGTGTATTGGAAGGTATCCTTACGATAGGATGTCTTAGTATTTTACAGAATAACCTAGCCGGTGTGGACTGGTTTAGTAATGACGCGCTGGGTTTTCTTTTCCTGGAATCCGGGGAGATGCCATTATATCTGCAAGATGGTGATCAGAAGGTATCGGAACACCTGCTTAAACCCGGTCAGTTGCTGATCAACCGTCCTTCTCAGCCGAATAAGTTAGGCGATCCCTTTTTCCATATTGCTAAATTCACCTGGATTATGATAGATGTGGGTTACCCGGTGGTGACTGAAAGATGGCGATGGCCGGACTGGATCGTCTTATCGGCCAAAGACCAGGACGAGCTGACGGGCCTGCTGCGCAGCAGCGGACAACAGATATGGCCTACCGATGCGGAGTTGAGACGTATCTTCCATCAGTTGGCCGTCTATATCAAATCTGACACCAACGCTTCGAGTGAATCTCCTTTGAAAGTATATATTAACGAGCTGTTGATACGTTTGCTGGAGTTACTGCGTAAGGGAGATATGGGAAGGCAAACGGACTTCTCTCCTACGCTGCTTTCTGCCAATAATTTTTTACAATCGCTTCCCCGTTCGCTGCAGGACCCCTGGACACTGGAGTCTATGGCTGCTGCCTGCGGACTTGGCGTTACACGGTTTGTCTATTATTGCCGGCAGCTGACGAACATGACCCCTATGCAATTTCTGCGGAACGTACGGTTACAGGAAGCTATCCGCTTATTGCAGACCGAACCGCCGCTTAGTATCAGTGATATTGCTTATAAGTGCGGATTTTCTTCCAGCCAGTATTTTGCTACCACCTTCCGCAAACATTATGGTCTTACCCCGCAGGAGTGGCGGGCTTCCCTCCCTTTTAACGACTAA